In Phaeobacter gallaeciensis DSM 26640, a genomic segment contains:
- a CDS encoding ABC transporter substrate-binding protein, whose protein sequence is MKTIQTLLGTAALGLAVGFTPMATMAETPANMLVIANRIDDITTLDPAQSFEFAGADVIRNIYGKLVNFDPSDLDAGYQPDLAESWTVSEDGRTITFTMREGVTFQSGNPVRAEDAAFSLKRAVLLNKTPSFIITQFGFTPENVDETIKVDGNTLSITTDKRYATSFVLNCLTATIGAIVDRELVMANEVDGDMGNTWLTTNSAGSGPYSLASWKPKESVTLSANPAYYGGEPEMKRVIVRHVQESATQRLMLERGDVDVARDLTPSDVDGLAGVDGVEVLREMRGRLMYVSFNQKHPELSKPQVRQALKYLIDYDGMENSFLKNWYVGHQNFLPKTYLGAVDENPFSLDVEKAKALLAEAGVENLELTVGVREAQERLEIAQSLQNTFAQAGIKLNLEVGTGKQVLGKYRARELDIYLGAWGPDYPDPHTNAGTFAYNPDNSDEANATGLLAWRNGWDTGGLTEKVAAAVVEGDTEKRAEMYHEIQAQFRDTAPFAVMFQLIEQAGMADNVEGLSLGGAITAVAYWDVTK, encoded by the coding sequence ATGAAAACCATTCAAACCCTTCTTGGCACCGCTGCGCTGGGGCTGGCGGTTGGCTTCACACCGATGGCCACGATGGCCGAAACACCAGCTAATATGCTGGTCATTGCCAACCGCATTGACGATATCACAACGCTGGATCCGGCGCAGAGTTTTGAGTTTGCAGGCGCAGATGTGATCCGCAACATCTACGGCAAGCTGGTCAACTTTGACCCTTCTGATCTGGACGCAGGCTACCAGCCGGATCTGGCCGAAAGCTGGACAGTCTCCGAGGATGGGCGCACCATCACCTTCACCATGCGCGAAGGTGTGACCTTCCAGTCGGGCAACCCGGTTCGCGCTGAGGATGCGGCATTTTCTCTGAAGCGTGCGGTTTTGCTGAACAAGACACCGTCCTTTATCATCACCCAGTTCGGCTTCACGCCCGAAAACGTTGATGAAACGATCAAGGTTGACGGCAACACCCTATCGATCACCACCGACAAACGCTACGCGACCTCCTTTGTCCTGAACTGCCTGACTGCCACCATTGGCGCGATCGTCGATAGGGAATTGGTCATGGCCAATGAAGTCGATGGCGATATGGGCAACACTTGGCTGACCACCAACTCCGCAGGGTCCGGCCCCTACAGCCTTGCCAGCTGGAAGCCGAAGGAAAGCGTTACCCTGAGCGCCAACCCTGCCTACTACGGTGGTGAGCCAGAAATGAAGCGCGTGATCGTGCGCCATGTTCAGGAAAGCGCGACCCAGCGCCTGATGCTGGAACGTGGCGACGTTGACGTGGCCCGCGATCTCACCCCGTCTGATGTCGATGGTCTCGCCGGTGTTGACGGCGTTGAGGTGCTGCGCGAAATGCGCGGTCGCCTGATGTATGTCTCCTTCAACCAGAAGCACCCAGAACTGTCCAAACCGCAAGTTCGTCAAGCGCTGAAGTATCTGATCGACTATGACGGCATGGAAAACAGCTTCCTCAAGAACTGGTATGTCGGCCATCAGAACTTCCTGCCCAAAACCTATCTTGGCGCGGTGGACGAGAATCCCTTCTCGCTCGATGTGGAAAAGGCCAAGGCGTTGCTGGCTGAGGCGGGCGTCGAAAATCTGGAGCTGACCGTCGGCGTGCGTGAGGCGCAGGAGCGTCTGGAAATTGCCCAGTCACTGCAAAACACATTTGCGCAGGCCGGGATCAAGCTGAACCTGGAGGTTGGCACTGGCAAACAGGTGCTGGGTAAGTATCGCGCGCGTGAGCTGGATATCTATCTCGGCGCATGGGGGCCGGACTATCCTGACCCCCACACGAACGCAGGCACCTTTGCTTATAACCCGGATAACTCGGACGAAGCCAATGCCACCGGTCTGCTGGCCTGGCGCAACGGCTGGGACACAGGTGGTCTGACCGAGAAGGTTGCGGCGGCCGTTGTCGAAGGCGACACCGAGAAGCGCGCCGAAATGTATCATGAGATTCAGGCGCAATTCCGTGACACTGCTCCCTTTGCCGTCATGTTCCAGCTGATCGAACAGGCGGGCATGGCCGATAACGTCGAAGGACTGAGCCTTGGCGGCGCCATCACTGCAGTCGCATACTGGGATGTGACAAAGTAA
- a CDS encoding dipeptidase, translating into MTDPLIFDGHNDLLLRLHNRDISSGADGFQGSGGRQIDLVKAREGGFGGGFFAIYIPDTAGIDSVEEMMAESYDLPLPNEIALPDAAPVALSQAASLFQLERDGALKICRSTADIRNCISSGMMAAVMHMEGAEAIDTDFHMLEVLYQAGLRSLGPVWSRPTPFGHGVPFRFPGSPDTGPGLTADGKRLVQRCNQLGVMIDLSHLNEAGFWDVAKLSDAPLVATHSNAHALTPHTRNLTDRQLHAIRDSDGMVGLNFAVAFLREDGRMDADTPIDRMLHHIDHLITQLGEDRVGFGSDFDGATVPKDIETVAGLPALRAALRHHGINDALMAKLCHDNWLRVLDATWDNP; encoded by the coding sequence ATGACTGACCCTCTGATTTTCGACGGCCACAACGATCTATTGCTGCGATTGCATAATCGCGACATTTCATCCGGCGCGGATGGGTTCCAGGGCAGCGGTGGACGCCAGATTGACCTTGTGAAGGCGCGCGAAGGCGGCTTTGGCGGCGGGTTCTTCGCGATCTATATTCCGGATACCGCCGGTATCGACAGCGTCGAAGAGATGATGGCCGAGAGCTACGATCTGCCCCTTCCCAATGAAATCGCTCTACCAGATGCTGCGCCCGTTGCTCTGTCGCAGGCCGCAAGCCTGTTTCAGCTGGAACGGGACGGCGCGCTGAAGATCTGCCGCAGTACCGCAGATATCCGCAACTGCATCTCATCCGGCATGATGGCGGCCGTGATGCATATGGAAGGTGCGGAGGCAATCGACACCGATTTCCACATGCTGGAGGTGCTGTATCAAGCGGGGCTGCGGTCCCTCGGCCCGGTCTGGAGCCGCCCGACCCCATTTGGTCACGGTGTGCCGTTTCGCTTTCCTGGATCTCCCGACACCGGTCCGGGTCTGACGGCGGATGGCAAACGGCTGGTGCAACGCTGCAATCAGCTGGGCGTGATGATTGATCTTTCTCACCTGAATGAGGCCGGGTTCTGGGATGTGGCAAAGCTGAGTGACGCGCCATTGGTGGCAACCCACTCCAACGCCCATGCCTTGACACCGCATACCCGAAACCTGACGGATCGCCAGCTGCATGCAATCCGTGACAGTGATGGCATGGTCGGTCTCAACTTTGCCGTGGCCTTCCTGCGGGAAGATGGCCGCATGGACGCGGATACTCCGATTGATCGCATGCTACACCATATTGATCACCTGATCACCCAGCTTGGGGAGGATCGTGTCGGGTTCGGCTCCGACTTTGATGGCGCCACAGTGCCAAAGGACATCGAAACCGTGGCGGGTCTTCCGGCGCTGCGTGCCGCCTTGCGTCACCACGGCATCAATGATGCCCTGATGGCAAAGCTGTGCCACGACAATTGGCTCCGGGTTCTGGATGCGACCTGGGACAATCCCTGA
- a CDS encoding class II aldolase/adducin family protein — MPRFAPEDSPALRQSIIDACFEMNRSGINQGTSGNISLRIADGDMLITPSGLPYEAMTPGMIVRMPLDRGPDAGDGQPAPSSEWQFHQALLAAKPEAMAVVHAHPVNCCALAVNHMPIPPCHYMVAAFGGHDVPLADYALFGTAELSAHVVDAMADRQGCLMANHGAICTGDTLARAMWRMAELEHLAATYIRARSIGTPKLLSHAQIDEALAAFASYGLKQY; from the coding sequence ATGCCAAGGTTCGCCCCCGAGGATAGCCCGGCGCTACGCCAGTCGATCATTGACGCCTGTTTTGAGATGAACAGGAGCGGCATCAATCAGGGCACGTCCGGCAATATCTCTCTGCGTATCGCCGACGGGGACATGCTGATCACCCCTTCCGGTCTGCCCTATGAGGCAATGACACCGGGGATGATTGTTCGAATGCCGTTGGATCGCGGACCGGATGCGGGGGACGGTCAGCCTGCCCCCTCCTCCGAATGGCAGTTTCATCAAGCGCTTCTGGCTGCCAAGCCCGAGGCTATGGCGGTGGTTCATGCCCATCCCGTGAACTGCTGCGCGCTGGCGGTGAACCATATGCCGATCCCGCCCTGTCATTACATGGTGGCCGCTTTTGGTGGGCATGATGTTCCGCTCGCTGATTATGCGCTCTTTGGCACTGCTGAGCTGTCGGCGCATGTTGTGGATGCGATGGCGGACCGCCAGGGCTGCCTGATGGCGAACCATGGCGCTATTTGTACAGGTGACACCCTGGCACGCGCCATGTGGCGGATGGCTGAGCTGGAACACCTGGCAGCAACCTACATTCGCGCACGCAGCATCGGCACGCCTAAGCTGCTCAGCCACGCGCAGATTGACGAAGCGCTGGCAGCGTTCGCGAGCTATGGCTTGAAACAGTATTGA
- the mtnA gene encoding S-methyl-5-thioribose-1-phosphate isomerase: MKVDGTHYRSLWWDEDQAVLMIIDQRWLPHDFRTQAIATLDEFATAIVEMRVRGAPLIGATAAYGMALAAELDPSDRALEAAWEQLNATRPTAINLRWALNRCMETLLPLPEEDRAKAALKLAHAIADEDVEINRRIGTYGLTLIRDIAARKPAGDPVRLLTHCNAGWIATVDWGTATSPMYQAHDAGIPIHVWVDETRPRNQGALTAWELGSHGISHSYITDNAGGHLMQHGQVDLVITGTDRTTRQGDVCNKIGTYLKALAAQDNGVPFYVALPSPTIDWTVTDGVAEIPIEDRDSREVSHVQGVLEDGSIALAQVTPEGTACGNPAFDVTPNRLVTGLITERGICDASAEGLAALFPDLIRKAG, encoded by the coding sequence ATGAAGGTTGATGGCACGCATTATCGCTCGCTCTGGTGGGATGAAGATCAGGCAGTCCTGATGATTATCGACCAGCGCTGGTTGCCGCATGACTTCCGCACACAAGCGATCGCGACGCTGGACGAATTTGCTACGGCCATTGTGGAAATGCGCGTGCGGGGTGCGCCACTGATCGGGGCGACTGCGGCCTACGGCATGGCGCTTGCGGCTGAGTTGGATCCCTCCGATCGCGCCTTGGAGGCCGCCTGGGAGCAGCTCAACGCCACGCGCCCCACCGCGATTAATCTGCGCTGGGCCTTGAACCGCTGCATGGAAACCCTGCTCCCGCTGCCTGAAGAAGACCGCGCCAAGGCCGCATTGAAACTGGCCCATGCCATCGCCGATGAAGATGTGGAGATCAACCGACGCATAGGTACCTATGGGCTGACGTTGATCCGCGATATCGCCGCGCGCAAGCCCGCGGGCGACCCCGTGCGCCTGCTCACCCATTGCAATGCCGGCTGGATTGCGACCGTCGATTGGGGCACCGCCACCAGCCCGATGTACCAGGCCCACGACGCCGGAATTCCGATCCATGTCTGGGTCGATGAAACCCGGCCACGCAATCAGGGCGCTCTGACCGCATGGGAGCTGGGCAGCCATGGCATCAGCCACAGCTACATTACGGACAATGCAGGCGGCCATCTGATGCAGCATGGTCAGGTTGATCTGGTCATAACCGGAACTGACCGCACCACCCGGCAGGGCGATGTCTGCAACAAGATCGGCACCTATCTGAAGGCGCTGGCCGCTCAAGACAATGGGGTGCCGTTCTATGTCGCCCTACCCTCGCCCACCATCGACTGGACGGTTACCGATGGTGTCGCAGAGATCCCGATTGAGGATCGCGACAGCCGTGAAGTGAGCCACGTTCAAGGCGTGCTGGAGGACGGTAGCATCGCTCTGGCGCAGGTTACGCCTGAGGGCACCGCCTGCGGCAACCCTGCCTTCGACGTGACGCCAAACCGACTGGTGACCGGGCTTATCACCGAGCGCGGTATCTGCGATGCCTCTGCCGAGGGGCTGGCGGCACTGTTTCCCGACCTTATCCGCAAGGCGGGGTAA
- a CDS encoding MoaD/ThiS family protein: MAAEHITTGQGAAPPRLTVHLWSGLRRFAEGQRVVEVSATTTGTMIAALKAAYPALGPALDAGVSVAVDGRIIATSLDEPLKPENEIYLIQRLRGG, from the coding sequence ATGGCGGCTGAGCATATCACCACAGGTCAGGGCGCGGCCCCACCGCGCCTGACGGTCCATCTTTGGTCCGGCCTCAGACGGTTTGCAGAGGGTCAGCGGGTCGTGGAGGTCTCTGCCACCACCACTGGTACAATGATTGCTGCGCTGAAGGCCGCTTACCCGGCCCTTGGACCTGCGTTGGATGCTGGGGTTTCGGTTGCTGTGGATGGCCGTATCATCGCGACCAGTCTGGATGAGCCGCTCAAGCCGGAGAATGAAATCTACCTTATACAGCGGCTGCGCGGTGGTTGA